One region of Vigna angularis cultivar LongXiaoDou No.4 chromosome 10, ASM1680809v1, whole genome shotgun sequence genomic DNA includes:
- the LOC108336046 gene encoding O-fucosyltransferase 29 produces the protein MGVGVGKLSLLSTTDLAVLAESNGKCKKHVCWRSNATPFRHRKPTSWSVLCVFMLVVLGFISLLTGHMASDLEWYSQRLVRRTLYSSVEGNYRAPIDVWKSQYSKYYYGCSERGRGYAPAVLERWSNGYLLIGTSGGLNQQRTGITDAVVVARILNATLVVPELDHNSFWKDDSDFVHIFDVDWFISHLAKDVTIVKRVPDKFMRSMEKPPYTMRVPRKSEPDYYLDQVLPILLRRQVVQLTKFDYRLANNLDGELQKLRCRVNFHALRFTKPIQELGQRIVMRMQKMARRFIAVHLRFEPDMLAFSRCYFGGGEKERRELGEIRKRWTTLPDLSPDGERKRGKCPLTPHEVGLMLRALGFSNDTYLYVASGEIYGGDETMQPLKDLFPNIYTKEMLADEELKPFLPFSSRLAAIDYIVCDESDVFVTNNNGNMAKILAGRRRYMGHKRTIRPNAKKLSTLFEARHQMDWDTFCRRVKSCQRGFMGEPDEMRPGRGEFHEFPSSCICKRPYIEELGAINLTKADSSLNGIRRRGST, from the exons ATGGGTGTGGGTGTGGGGAAGTTGAGCTTGTTATCGACGACCGACCTGGCTGTGTTAGCGGAAAGCAACGGCAAATGCAAGAAGCATGTGTGTTGGAGATCCAATGCGACGCCGTTTCGGCACCGGAAGCCGACTTCTTGGTCTGTGCTTTGCGTTTTCATGCTTGTCGTGCTGGGCTTTATTTCCCTCTTGACGGGCCACATGGCCTCTGATCTTGAATGGTACTCTCAGCGATTGGTCCGTCGCACACTCTACTCTTCTGTG GAGGGGAACTATCGCGCGCCAATCGATGTTTGGAAATCGCAGTATTCTAAATATTACTACGGATGCAGTGAAAGGGGACGCGGTTATGCTC CTGCTGTGCTTGAGCGGTGGTCAAATGGATACTTGCTTATTGGAACTAGCGGAGGACTGAACCAACAAAGAACTGGG ATAACAGATGCTGTTGTTGTTGCGCGAATTCTTAATGCCACACTAGTTGTACCTGAGTTGGATCATAAttctttttggaaggatgaCAG TGACTTTGTCCATATTTTTGATGTTGACTGGTTCATTTCTCATCTCGCAAAAGATGTTACCATTGTCAAAAGAGTTCCTGATAAGTTTATGCGGTCGATGGAGAAACCACCATATACAATGCGTGTCCCAAGGAAATCAGAGCCTGATTATTATCTTGATCAAGTTTTGCCCATACTTTTGAGACGGCAG GTTGTTcaattgacaaaatttgacTACAGACTTGCAAATAACCTCGATGGTGAGCTACAGAAACTACGTTGCCGTGTCAATTTTCATGCTTTGAGATTTACAAAACCTATACAAGAACTTGGTCAAAGAATTGTTATGAGAATGCAGAAGATGGCACGGCGTTTCATTGCTGTCCATTTGAG GTTTGAACCGGATATGCTAGCATTTTCACGTTGTTATTTTGGTGGGGGAGAAAAGGAGAGACGTGAGCTTGGTGAAATCAGAAAAAGGTGGACAACATTACCT GATTTGAGCCCAGATGGAGAGCGAAAGCGAGGGAAATGCCCTCTCACTCCTCATGAAGTGGGTTTGATGTTACGGGCACTTGGCTTTTCAAATGACACATATCTCTATGTTGCATCGGGAGAAATATATGGGGGAGATGAAACCATGCAGCCTCTCAAAGATCTTTTCCCCAACATCTATACAAAGGAGATGCTAGCTGATGAAGAGCTGAAACCATTCCTTCCATTCTCTTCACGCCTTGCTGCTATTGACTACATTGTTTGTGATGAAAGTGATGTATTTGTCACTAACAACAATGGTAACATGGCCAAGATTCTTGCAGGTCGAAG GAGATATATGGGCCACAAAAGAACAATTAGACCAAATGCAAAGAAGCTTAGCACGCTATTTGAAGCAAGGCATCAAATGGACTGGGATACCTTTTGTAGAAGGGTTAAGTCATGTCAGAGAGGATTCATGGGAGAACCGGATGAGATGAGGCCTGGACGGGGAGAATTTCATGAATTTCCTAGCTCTTGCATCTGCAAGAGACCATACATTGAAGAACTCGGTGCCATAAACCTGACAAAAGCTGATTCCTCGTTGAATGGAATTAGAAGAAGAGGCAGTACGTGA